The Paenibacillus sp. FSL R7-0345 DNA segment CGGACGGTCCGCACGGCCTGCGGAAGCAGCAGGGAAGCGCGGACCACTTAGGTCTGCACAACAGCGTACCGGCGACCTGTTTTCCTTCGGCGGCGGGACTGGCCTCTACCTGGGACCGCGACTTAATTGTACGGGTTGGTGAAGCGCTTGGTGCGGAATGTCAGGCGGAGAATGTGGCTGTGCTGCTCGGACCCGGCAACAACATCAAGCGCTCACCGCTGAACGGGCGGAATTTTGAGTATTTTTCAGAAGATCCGTATTTGGCTTCAGAGCTGGCTGCCAGTCATGTTAGAGGTGTACAGAGTCAGGGTGTGGGCACGTCGCTTAAGCATTTTGCCGCTAATAATCAGGAGCACCGCAGAATGTCGATCGACGCTGTCATTGATGAGCGGACGCTGCGGGAAATTTATCTGGCCAGCTTCGAAGGAACGGTTAAGCAGAGCCAGCCGTGGAGCGTGATGTGCTCTTACAATCAGGTGAACGGCGAGTTTGCCTCCGAGAGTGAAACGCTGCTGACCAAGGTGCTGCGCGACGAATGGGGCTTCGAAGGCTTTGTCGTTTCCGACTGGGGTGCGGTAAATGAGCGGGTGAAGGCGCTGCAGGCGGGACTTGAGCTGGAAATGCCGGCAAGCGGCGGGATCGGGGATGCCAAGATTGTGGCGGCTGTGAACAGCGGCGAGCTGCCGGTGGAAACGCTGGATAAGGCTGTGGAACGGATGCTGACTTTTGTATTCAAAAGCGTGGAGAGCCGCAAGGAGAATGCGTCCTTTGATAAGGAGCTTCATCATGCGCTGGCGCGTGAAGTAGCCCGGGAGAGCATGGTGCTGCTGAAGAATGAAGGCGGCCTTCTGCCTCTGGCGAAGAGCGGAACCATCGCCATTATCGGCGAATTTGCCAAAAAACCGCGCTATCAGGGCGGCGGCAGCTCGCATGTGAATCCGACACAGCTGGATGATGCTTTTGCCGAGATGCAGGCGGTGGCCGGAGCTTCGGCCAGCTTCCTGTATGCGCAGGGGTATGAGCTTGACAGTGATGAGGTTAATGACCTTCTGCTGAAAGAGGCGAAGGATATGGCGGGCCAGGCGGATGCGGCCGTGCTGTTCCTCGGACTGCCTGACAGATACGAGTCGGAGGGTTACGACCGCAGCCACCTGTCGCTTCCGGCCAGCCATAAAGCGCTGATCGAAGCGGTTGCTGAAGTGCAGGGCAATGTTATCGTTGTGCTGAGCAACGGTTCTCCGGTAGAGATGCCATGGCTGTCCGAAACAAAAGCGGTGCTGGCGGGTTATCTGGGCGGACAGGCTTTTGGCGGCGCAGTTGCCGATCTTCTCTTCGGTGTCGTAAGCCCAAGCGGCAAGCTGGCTGAGACGTTCCCTCAGAAGCTGAGTGACAACCCGTCGTTCCTGAACTTCCCGGGCGAAGGTGATAAGGTGGAGTACAAGGAAGGGCTGTTCGTCGGCTACCGTTATTATGATAAAAAAGAAATCGAGCCGCTTTTCCCGTTCGGCTACGGGCTGAGCTATACCAGCTTCGAGTACAGCAGCCTGCAGCTGAGCAAAAATAGTATTCAGGATACTGAGACTGTAGAAGTTACAGTCACCGTGAAGAACACCGGCACAGTAGCCGGCAAAGAAACGGTACAGCTCTATGTCAGCGATGTGAAGAGCAGTGTAATCCGTCCGTTGCAGGAGCTGAAAGGCTTCGCAAAACTTGCATTGCAGCCGGGCGAAGCGCGTGAAGTTATCTTCACACTGGATAAGCGTTCGTTCGCTTATTATGATGTGCAGCTGGGAGACTGGCATGCCGAGAGCGGGAAGTTCACGATTGCCGTGGCCGCTTCCTCGCGCGACATCCGGCTTACAGCACCGCTGGAAGTTACCTCGACCGTGAAGACAGCCGGCAAATTCCACCGTAACACTACAGTCGGCGACCTGCTGGATAACCCGCTCACTGCAGACCGAGCGAAGCATTACGGCAGTATTTTCGGCCTGGAGAATGCGATGGAAGACAATCCGGAAATGTTCGTTGCCATGATGAAATATATGCCGCTGCGTGCGCTTGTTAATTTCGGACAGGGCCAATACACCGAAGAGATGCTGGCTGATGATTTGCGCGAATTTAACGCTCTGGCGGGGCAGGAGCAGGCTGCCTCAAGTATATTGAAGTAGCTTACAGTAGCTAAAATGAGAGATTTGTAGACCTCGCCCCGGATGGGGCGGGGTCTTTTTTGGGAGACGGATGTTTAAGCAGGGTGGCGTAGCTAGTGTGGGAGGAATTAAGGGGATTTTTCCCTTTAAGTCGGATGGATGTGGCCCGTTTGGGAGTAAATAGAGGGATTTTTCCCTTTAAGTCGGGTGGGTGTAGCTCGTTTGGGTTGAAATAGAGGGATTTTTCCCTTAAGTCGGGAGATCCGTTACACTGCAGCTCATGATTAATTAACTGGGCATCATTCAGCGTATCTGGCCCCGCTCGCAGAGCAGTACCAGCCTTCTCTAAAGTGGCGGCTGCTCTGCGCGATTGGGCTTAATGTAGGAGAGTTTCAGACTTGTCTGCTCAGCAAAAATTCAAGATTGCGCTGGAACACGCCTGCTGCATCCCAGTCCCGGTATGCCTCGGGAACGGGAATATCGGCAGCCGGGGGCTTGAACTCCGGTCCGCTGAAAGGTTTACAGATGGCCAGCAGGTCACTTATGTACTGCTGCATATCCTTAATGCTGGCTGCATCACTTACAGGTCCGTGCCCGGGAACGATGTGGCGGGCACCCAGCTTTCCGAGCGTCTTCAATGCGCTTAGCCAGTCAAGCGGATCGCCATCAGTAAGCAGCGGATGATTATTGACCGCGACAGCGTCTCCGGCGAAGAGAATGGAATCAGCCGCAAGATGCAGAACCGAATCACATTCCGTATGGGCCCGGCCGAGCGACAACAGCCGGGCACTTCGCCGGGAACCGTGAATCCACAGCTGGCTCTCATAAGTAACATTAGGATAAGTAACAATCAGCGTATTTATAGATTCGCGGATTTCCAACAGGTAGCCGTGGCGGAGCGCAAGTTTCGCCCGGACAGCTTCATCCGGTTCGGCATCAACAGCTTCAGCCGCTCCGGCAATATCCGCGTTGAGCTGCGGAAGCAGAGGTGTCATCCGCTCGAGCCACTGCGGCTGGGTTGCCTGCATGCGTGCTCTTGTCCGGGTGGAGGAGACAATAGGCACGCCGGGAAAGCACTGATTGCCCCGCACATGGTCACCATGCCAATGGCTGTTAACAACATACCCAATCGGCTGATTTAGCAGCTGCAATGCAGCTTTTCGCAGGTCCAGGCCCGCTTGAGGGGTGTTAAAGGTGTCGAAGATCAGCGTAAAGCCGCCCATATCAATGATGCCTGCATTGCTCATAGCGCCGCCTTGCCCGGAGGCAGTCAGGGCGTAAATACCCTCGGTCAGCTGGTTAATACTGAAGTGTCGTGAGTGGGGCATTGTTCATCTTCCATTCTCTCAAAAAGTTATAAATACATAATAATACCATTTATTCTATTATGTAAGCCTGTGTTTAAAGAGAGTTGTCTGCAAGCTAAGCTGAAAAGCCTCACCCGGTACGCTGCAGATTCCGGATTTGTCAGGGGAGATAAGGGGTCGCAATATGCGGGGGTTGATGCTGAGCCGCTTAAGAGATGGACAACGAAACTAACTGCCAACCAAAAGCTTGCTTTCCCGCATATAATTTGCTAACATACGATGTAACTTAATCAAATTGGTTTTCTAGGGTTCCGCGGCCGGTAACGGCCGGGCTGGTCCGAGGGAAAACGCACGGATTCCAGTCCGTGTCTACACGGAGGGATAAAAGCCCGGGAGGTATCGTCAGCGATGACGGTGGCCTTCCGGGCTTTTGTGTTGCCGCCGGAAGGCCCGGATTAAGATTTCGTGCAAAGCGGGAGGAGAAAAGAGATGAGCAAGAGCAGTAAGGCATGGCTGAAAATTGTAGGCGCAGCCTGTTTTGAGGTGGTTTGGGTGATCGGACTGAAGCATGCAGCGGCCCCGTGGGAGTGGGCAGTTACCGTACTGGCCATTATTATAAGCTTTTATGTTCTGATCTCTGCGAGCAGTAAACTGCCTGCCGGAACGGTGTATGCAGTATTTGTCGGGCTGGGGACGGCCGGAACCGTACTGACGGATATGATTTGGTTCGGACAGCCGTTTCAGCTGGTGAAGGTAGCGTTAATCGTTCTACTGCTTGCGGGTGTTATTGGACTGAAGCTGGCTACCAAGGATACCGCGAAAAAGCAGATTAAGGAGGTGTCTTAAATGGATTGGATTATGCTTGTTGGTGCCGGGCTGTGCGAAATGCTCGGTGTGGCGATGATGGCCCGGCTGCAGTCGCGCCGCAACTGGCGGACACTGTCTTTGCTGATGGCAGGCTTTGGCGCCAGCTTTATCCTCCTATCCCTGGCGATGGAGACTCTTCCCATGGGGACAGCTTATGCGGTGTGGACCGGTATCGGCGCTTCCGGCGGGGCCATCCTCGGTATGGTGCTGTACGGGGAATCCCGGGATTTGCGGCGGATACTCTGCATTGTGCTTATCCTTGGCGCCGCAGTCGGCCTGAAGCTGACCGGCTGAT contains these protein-coding regions:
- a CDS encoding glycoside hydrolase family 3 C-terminal domain-containing protein → MTLEEKAGLCSGLDFWNTKGIERLGIPSVMVTDGPHGLRKQQGSADHLGLHNSVPATCFPSAAGLASTWDRDLIVRVGEALGAECQAENVAVLLGPGNNIKRSPLNGRNFEYFSEDPYLASELAASHVRGVQSQGVGTSLKHFAANNQEHRRMSIDAVIDERTLREIYLASFEGTVKQSQPWSVMCSYNQVNGEFASESETLLTKVLRDEWGFEGFVVSDWGAVNERVKALQAGLELEMPASGGIGDAKIVAAVNSGELPVETLDKAVERMLTFVFKSVESRKENASFDKELHHALAREVARESMVLLKNEGGLLPLAKSGTIAIIGEFAKKPRYQGGGSSHVNPTQLDDAFAEMQAVAGASASFLYAQGYELDSDEVNDLLLKEAKDMAGQADAAVLFLGLPDRYESEGYDRSHLSLPASHKALIEAVAEVQGNVIVVLSNGSPVEMPWLSETKAVLAGYLGGQAFGGAVADLLFGVVSPSGKLAETFPQKLSDNPSFLNFPGEGDKVEYKEGLFVGYRYYDKKEIEPLFPFGYGLSYTSFEYSSLQLSKNSIQDTETVEVTVTVKNTGTVAGKETVQLYVSDVKSSVIRPLQELKGFAKLALQPGEAREVIFTLDKRSFAYYDVQLGDWHAESGKFTIAVAASSRDIRLTAPLEVTSTVKTAGKFHRNTTVGDLLDNPLTADRAKHYGSIFGLENAMEDNPEMFVAMMKYMPLRALVNFGQGQYTEEMLADDLREFNALAGQEQAASSILK
- a CDS encoding MBL fold metallo-hydrolase, which translates into the protein MPHSRHFSINQLTEGIYALTASGQGGAMSNAGIIDMGGFTLIFDTFNTPQAGLDLRKAALQLLNQPIGYVVNSHWHGDHVRGNQCFPGVPIVSSTRTRARMQATQPQWLERMTPLLPQLNADIAGAAEAVDAEPDEAVRAKLALRHGYLLEIRESINTLIVTYPNVTYESQLWIHGSRRSARLLSLGRAHTECDSVLHLAADSILFAGDAVAVNNHPLLTDGDPLDWLSALKTLGKLGARHIVPGHGPVSDAASIKDMQQYISDLLAICKPFSGPEFKPPAADIPVPEAYRDWDAAGVFQRNLEFLLSRQV
- a CDS encoding multidrug efflux SMR transporter; translated protein: MSKSSKAWLKIVGAACFEVVWVIGLKHAAAPWEWAVTVLAIIISFYVLISASSKLPAGTVYAVFVGLGTAGTVLTDMIWFGQPFQLVKVALIVLLLAGVIGLKLATKDTAKKQIKEVS
- a CDS encoding multidrug efflux SMR transporter, which codes for MDWIMLVGAGLCEMLGVAMMARLQSRRNWRTLSLLMAGFGASFILLSLAMETLPMGTAYAVWTGIGASGGAILGMVLYGESRDLRRILCIVLILGAAVGLKLTG